The genomic DNA CAGGTGGGGATGCGGTCGGCCAGCTCGGGCGAGTCGAGCCAGCGGACCGAGCGGATGGCGTCGCCGAGGGTGGCCACGCGGACCAGGCGCATCGAGGTCTTGACGCCGGCGAGGTCGCCGCAGTTCGGTGCGGGCACGAGGAACGTCGTCGCCCCGGCCGCCTGGGCCCCGGCGATCTTCTCCTGGATGCCTCCGATGCCGCCGACGACGCCGGTCGGGTTGATCGTGCCGGTGCCCGCGACGTGCTGGCCGGCGAGGAGCTCCCCGGGCGTCAGCTTGTCGTAGATCGCGAGGGCGAAGACGAGACCGGCGCTCGGTCCCCCGATCTTCTGCCCGAGGTCGTAGGAGATGCGGGCGTCGTAGGCGTAGCCGGTGCCGATGGTGATGCCGATCTGCACCCCGGTGCCCGACGCCTGGGGCGCCGGGAGCACGGGCACGGTGGTCTCGACCTTGTCGCGCAGGACGACGAAGCGCAGCTCCTGGTTGGCCTGCGCCTTGCGCACCGCGGCCTGCACCAGCGCCGGGGTCGGAGTCTCCACCCCGTCGACGGAGACCACGAGGTCGCCGGGACGGAGGTGGCCCTGCGCCGGGCTGCCCACGGTGACCGAGGCGATCGCCGGGAGCTGGCGCACGGTCTGCTGGCTCGCCCGCAGCGCCGCGACCACGGCGTCGTCCTGGGCGTCGACCATCATCTCCGCGTCGGCGGCCTCGGCGTCGGCGGCCGAGCGGCCCGGCGGGTAGACCGCCTCGCGCGGGAGCGCGTCGTGGTCGGGGCGGAAGTAGGCGACCAGCGCCTGCGGCAGGCTCAGCCGCGAGCCGGCCGAGGTCGTGGACACGACGGTCAGGTCCAGCCGGCCCGAGGTCGGGTAGGTCGGGACGCCCTCGACCGAGATGATCGGCTCGGTCCCGGCGCCGCCGGAGCTCGCGAGCACGTCGCGCGCCGTCCCCGGCGACCACGTGACGTAGGGGACGCCGAGCACGGAGACCGTCACGGCCAGGAGCACGAAGGTCACCGCGGCCGCGAAGGCCGTGACCGTCTGACGGGTGAAGGAGGAGCGCCTCACGCGGTCCCCAGCCCGACCCACTCGGTGCCGCCGTCGGTGAAGGCCTGCTCCTTCCAGATCGGCACCTGCTCCTTGAGCGTGTCGATCAGGTGGCGGCAGGCCTCCAGCGCCGCCTGCCGGTGCGCGGCCCCGACGGCGACGACCACGGCGAGGTCGCCGACCTCGAGGTGGCCGGTGCGGTGCGACACCGCGACGGTGAGCACGTCGTACGCCTCCGCCGTGCGCTCGGCGCACGCGGCCAGCGCCGTCGCGGCGCTCGGGTGCGCGGTGTAGTCGAGGCTGGTGACCGACGCCCCGTGGTCGTGGTCGCGCACGACCCCGACGAACAGGGCCACGCCGCCCACCGCCGGGTCGCGGACCTGGGCCAGCATCCGGTCGACGCTCAGCGGCTCCTCGCTCACGCTCGTCTCGCGGACCGCCGTCATGGCGCCGAGGTTATCCGAGCCGCCCGCCGCGGGCCGGACGCCAGGACGCACCCGCCGCGCGGCCACCGGGTGACGCAGCCGGGACCGCCGTACGCCCACAGCGATCGTCCCGCCGTCGCACGGGTGCGCCACGTCCACCCCGCGTACCGTGGAGAGCACGCCGAGGCGGCCCGACCAGGGGTCGCTGCGACCTCAGGAGACCCCATGCCCCAGGACCCCGACCAGCGTCCTGACGACGAGCAGGACCAGTCGCCGAACCCCGAGCCCGGCACGGGCGGCCAGGGTGGTCAGAGCGGCCAGGGGGGTCAGGGCGGCAGCGGCTACCGGCTCGGAGGCTCGGGCTCCGGCTCGGTCGGCGGGGGCGGTGGCGCGGCGGGCTTCGGCGGCGGGGCCGGCTTCGGCGGGCTCGGCGGCGGGGCGGCCCCCTCCGGCGGCGACCCGTCCAACCCGCTCGAGGCGCTGTTCGCCTCGCTGGCCGGGGGCGACACCAACGCCCTCGCCGCGCAGCTGCAGAGCGCGTTCGCGATGCTCGGCGGTGGCGGCGGCGGGCTCTTCGGCGGGGGCGGCGACGCCGGTTCCGGGGTCAACTGGGAGGTCACCAAGGACACCGCGCGCAAGAGCGCCGCGGCCCTGGGCCCGGACCCGACGCCGACGAGCGCGCAGGTGCATGCCGTCACCGACGCGGTGGGCATCGCCGAGGTCTGGCTGGACGCGGCGACCGACTTCCCGCGCGTCAGCGGCAGCGCCACGGCGTGGAGCCGGGCGGAGTGGATCGAGCGGACGATGCCCGTGTGGCGCCGCCTCGTCGAGCCGGTGGCCAGCCACATCGCCGACGCGATGGCCGGCGCCCTCACCCTCGGCGGCGAGGGCCAGCCCGAGGTGCCGGGCATGGCGGGCATGGCCGACATGCTGCGGCCGATGCTGCGCAGCTCCGGCGCGAGCATGTTCGGCCTCCAGCTCGGCCAGGGCCTCGGCCAGCTCTCCGGCGAGGTGGTGAGCACCACCGACATCGGGCTGCCGCTGACCGACGCCCCCCAGGTCGCGCTGCTGCCGACCAACGTCGCCGCCTTCGGCGAGGGCCTCGAGCAGTCGGGCAGCGACGTCACCCTCTACCTCACCCTGCGCGAGTGCGCGCGCCAGCGGCTCTTCGCCTCGGCGGGCTGGCTGCGTGCGCAGCTGCTCGTCCTGGTCGAGCAGTACGCGGCCGGGATCACCATCGACACCTCCGCGCTCGAGGAGGCGGTCCAGGGCATGGACCCGTCCAACCTCGAGGAGATCGGCGCCAAGCTCGAGGGCGGGCTCTTCGAGCCGCGCAAGACCCCCGAGCAGCTCGCGACCCTGGAGCGCCTGGAGACGATGCTCGCCCTCGTCGAGGGCTGGGTCGACGACGTCGTGACCGCGGCCACCGCCCCGTGGATGCCCGCGGCGGTGCCGTTGGCCGAGACCGTCCGGCGCCGGCGGGCGACCGGCGGCCCGGCGGAGGCGACGTTCGCGACGCTGGTCGGCCTCGAGCTGCGCCCGCGCCGGCTGCGCGACGCGGCCAACCTCTGGGCGGCGGTCCGCGACGCCCGTGGCGCCGAGGGGCGCGACGCGGTCTGGACCCACCCCGACCTGGTGCCGACCTCGGCCGACCTCGACGACCCGCTGGGCTTCGCGCGCGGCGAGGCCGCCGCGGAGACGAGCGCGGACGACGACTTCGACACCGCGCTGGCCGAGCTGCTCGACGAGGCCGAGCGCCCGCAGGACGGACCGTCCGAGGGCCAGGACGACCAGCCGGACGAGGGCGGTCCCACCCCGACCCGGTGAGCCGTGGCGTCCGGCGGGTCAGCCGCCGGACGCGTACGCCTCCCGCACCACCCGCACGACCTCGGCGACGCCCGCCGGCGGGTCGTCGCGCCACCACGCCAGGAGCACCGGCACGGGCGGTACGTCGCGGACCCGGCGGTAGACCACGCCGGGGCGCCGGTGCTGGCGCGTCGTGGCCTCCGACGTCATCCCGACCCCCTGCCCGGCGGCCACCAGCGTCATCAGGTCCTCCACGCTGCTGACCTCGCGGTACGCCGCGGGCGCCTGCTCGGGTGGCAGCCCCGACCACAGGTGCTCCCCCGTCGTCCCCGTCCGACGGTCCCGGGCGAGCGTGCGGCCGGCGAAGTCGGCCAGCGTGACGCTGCGGCGCACGGCGAGCGGGTCGCCGGCCGGCAGCACCGCGTAGCGGCGCTCCACGCCGACCTGCTCGGCGACGAAGCGCCCGTCCTCGAGCGGGCGCCGCAGGACGGCGACGTCGCACAGGCCCTCGGCGAGGCCGGCCGTGGGGCTGACGACGAAGACAAAGCTCAGCGTCCGGCCCGGGTGCAGCTCGCTCCAGCGGCGCTGCACCGGGACGGTGTGGCGCCCGAGCGCCGACCAGGCCGACCCGACGCGGACGTCGTCCTCGGCCCGCGCGGCGACGAGCTCGAGCCCCGCGACGGCCTCGAGGACGCGGCGGGCGTGCTCCACGACCCGGGCCCCGACCGCCGTGGTGGCGACCGAGCGTGTCGTGCGCCGCAGCACCCGCGTGCCCAGCCCCGCCTCGAGCGCGGCCACGGCCCGCGACACCGACGCCTGGGTCGTGCCCAGCGCGATCGCCGCGTCGGTGAAGGAGCCCTCGTCGACCACGGCGACGAGCGCCCGCAGCTGACGCAGCTCCACGCTCATGCGCGAAGCGTATGGATCGGCGACGCGGTGCATTTCCGGGACCGCGGGCCGGACACCGAGACTCCACCCATGACCGCGCAGGCGGAGCCGCTGACCGCCCTCTCCCCCACGACCTCCACCCCGGCGACCACCGTGCCCGGGGCCCCGCACCCCGGCGACCGCCCGCGGCTGCTGCCCGGGATCCTCAGCATGAGCGCGAGCGCGACCGGCAGCCAGATCGGCGCGGCGGTGGGGACCTTCGCCTACCCGACGCTCGGCGTCCCGGGCGTGGTCGCGGTCCGCCAGCTCGTCGCCGCGGCGGTCCTGCTCCCGCTCGCCCGCCCGCCCTTCCGGCGCTTCACCTGGGCCCAGTGGTGGCCGTGCCTCCTGCTGGCCGCCGTCTTCGCCAGCATGAACCTGTCGCTCTACACCGCGTTCAGCCGCATCGACCTCGGCCTGGCGGTGACCCTGGAGTTCCTCGGCCCGCTTTCGGTGGCCCTGGCCACCTCGCGGCGGCTGGTCGACCTCGTCTGCGCGGTCGCCGCGGCGGGTGGGGTCTACGTGCTCGTGCTGCCCGGCCCGTCGACGGACTGGTTCGGCGTCGGGCTCGCGCTGCTGGCCGGCGTCTGCTGGGCGTCCTACATCCTGCTGAACCGCCTGGCCGGCCGGCGCCTGCCCGGGCTCCAGGCCACCGCGACGGCGACGACGTTCTCGGCGCTCGGCTACCTGCCGGTCGTGGTCGTCCTGCTCGTGCGCGGCGAGCTCGTCGGGCTGCCGCTGCTCTGCGCCGTCGCCGTCGGCCTGCTGTGCTCCGCGCTGCCGTACGCCGCCGACCTGTTCTCGCTGCGCCGGGTCCCCGTCCAGCTCTTCGGGGTGTTCATGAGCGCCAACCCGGTGCTGGCCGCGCTCGTCGGCCTGGTGCTGCTGGGCCAGGTGATCGCTCTCCACGCGTGGGTCGGGATCGGCCTGGTCGTCGTGGCCGACGTCGTGGCCCTGGCCGTCGCCGCGCGGCGGCACCGCCGGGCGGCGGTCCGCCCGATCGTCGAGACGCCCTGAGCCCGCCGGCCCGTGGACGGTCGGCGACGGTCAGCGCGACGCGCCGCTGAGCAGGGCGCGGGTCTCCTCCCAGCCCTCGAGCGCCGGGTCGAGGTGGTGCACCGCCGCCGGCCCGCGCAGCCGTCGCCAGTCCGGCGTGGTCTGGACGAGGTCGGCCGCGGGCGCGGCGGCCCGCAGCAGCGCGGTCGGGTCGGTGTCGAGGTCCAGCTCCTCGAGCGGCAGCCAGCCCGCGACCGGCAGCCGGAAGCCCAGGGCCACGACGCCGGGGCCGCCGCGCTCCGGCGCCACGGCGACGTCGCTGCGGTGCAGCACCTTGAGCTGCTTGGCCAGGACCAGGCTCGGCAGGTCGGGCGCGTCGGCCGGGACCAGCACCACCTCGTCGGCGAGCGCGGCGCACGCCGCCAGGAGCGGGCGCAGGCCCGCGTCGTCGAGACGCACCGCGCCCGGCCAGAGCAGCTCGTCGAGCGCGGGCGGACCGACCAGGCCGGACCGGGCGTCCACCAGGTCGGCGGCGACCTCGTAGGTGTCGGCCATACACGCCCGGGCGAAGGCCGCCGGGTCGACGCCGGGCGGGGCGGCGCCGGCCGCGTCGTGGCGGGCCAGGACCAGCACCAGGCGGCGCCGTGCGCCCTCGTCGGTCACCGTCGCCCGTCCCCGGGCCGGTCGTCGTCCCCGTGCCCGTCGACGTCGTCGAGAGCGCCGTCGTCCGGCTCGCGACCGACCTCGAGCCGCGCCGCGTCCGCGTACCCCTCGAGGTACCCGCGGGCCCGCTCGGCGTCGTCGTAGGCGGAGAGCAGCGCGTGGAAGCGGGGCGTGTGGTTGGCCTCGAGCAGGTGCACGAGCTCGTGGAGCAGGACGTAGTCGCGCACCCACGACGGCATCGGGCGCAGCCGGTCGGACAGGCGGATGGTGCGGTCCGTCGGCGTGCACGAGCCCCAGCGGCGACGCTGGTTGGAGACCCAGGCGACCCGGGTCGGCGCGGGGACCACGCCGACCTGCGGCTCGAGGTAGCGGCGGCCCAGCTCCCGCGCCCGCACCAGCAGGTCCGCGTCCCCGCTGGGTCCCTGGGCCCGTGCCTCACGGGCGAGCAGCCGGGCGACCAGCGACTCCACGTGGCGGGCCTCCTCCGCCCTCGACATGGAGGCCGGGACGAGCACGACGACCGTCGAGCCCTCGCGGTAGGCGGTGACCGTGCGCCGCCGGCGCCGGCTGCGCCGCACCTCGACCACGGGGGCCACGGGGCCGGGGGCGTCGCTCACGGGCCCATCCTGCCCCTCCGGCGGCCCGGCCGGACCAGCGCCTCGAGTGGTTTCCACAGGTGAACAGCAGGCCGACGACGGGGAACCGTCGTCCTCCGGGGAGCCGTCCACCGAGTGACCCACACGTCGTCCACACAGTTGTCCACAAGTGGTGGACAAGGCCGCCCACCCGAGGTTTGACGGCCCCCGGGGGTGCCGCTAGCGTTCCTCGCCACGAGGCCCTCACGGGCCGGGACCGCGTGCTGGGGAAGGCGGGTGGTCTCCGGCCCGGGGGCCTCGTGCCGTCTCCGCCCCGGGTGCTCGTGGGCGCGTTCCCGGCGGTCCCCGCGGGGTCCAGTGCGGCCCTCCCGGTCGGTCGTGCACCACAGACCGCCGCCCCGTACGGCGTGGCGTCCAGGGTCCGGCGGCAGGCGTGACCGCTACGCTGACCGGGATCGCGCCCCGACGGCCCTGCCCGGCCGCCGGGACAGACCTGACGGAGAACCGTCACCGAGCAAGGAGAAGCACATGGCGGACGAGACCTACAGCGGCGAGTTCTACTGCGTGAAGTGCAAGGAGAAGCGCGAGGCCGAGGGCAACGTCGTCGTCAACGACAAGGGCACGCGCATGGCCAAGGCCAAGTGCCCCGTCTGCGGCACCAACCTCAACCGGATCCTCGGCAAGGCCTGAGCCACCCGGGAGTCCGCCCTCCGCGGACCGCCCGCCGCGCGGGACCGGACGGTCCTGTGGATCGTCGTCCCGCGCGGCTCCGGGGGCACCAGACTGACCGGGTGGACGCCACGCGCACCCCGGCAGCCCCCGCAGCCCCCTCCCCGCCCGGCACGACCGACGTCGAGCCGGGCCTCCGCCTCGCCCCGCACGCGGTCGTGCTGCTGCGCAGCCCCCACGAGCTGCAGGTCGGGGTCGAGCCGTCGGTGGTCGTCCCCCGCACCTACGAGCCGGTCGTCGCGGCCCTCGCCGACGGCGCCACCGCGGGGGACCTCGGTCTGACCGCCAGCGAGGCCGGTCTGCCGACGGGCGCGGTCACCGACCTCCTCGGCGCCCTCGACGACGCCCGGCTCCTGCGGCCGCCGTCGGCGGTCGCGAGCCGGGCCGTCCGGGTCGTCGGTGCCGGCACCCTCGGCTCGCGGACCGCCCACGCGCTGGCGACGGCGGGCTTCGGCACCGTCCACCTGGCCGACCTGCCCTCCCGCGTGCCCACCGACGAGCGCGCCCTCGACCGTCCTGCCCGCCACGCGAGCGGACGGCGCCGTCCGCGGGCCGACGGGCACCCCGAGCGCCTCGAGCTGCTCGCGGCCTCCCTCGGTGTGGCGCACCCGGACCTGCGCGTCCGGCGTCCCCGCCACTTCGCCCAGCCCGAGGGCGGCGCCGTCGCGCTGACCGTGGTCGTCGCCGACGGGCCCGAGCCGGACCGCCTCGTCCCCGACGTGCTGCGCGAGCAGGACGCGCCGCACCTGCTCGTGCGCTGCGCGGGCGACGAGGCCGTCGTCGGGCCGCTCGTCGTGCCCGGGGCCACCTCGTGCGTGCGCTGCGCCGACCTCGGCCGGCGCGACGCCGACCCGCGCTGGCCCTGGTTGCTCGAGCAGCTCACCCGGCTGCACGTCGAGCCCGCGCCGACGCTGCTCGCCTGGGCGGCCGTCAACGCTGCCGTGCAGGCGCTCGCCTTCGTGGGCAGCGGGCACGCCGAGACCCTCGACCACACCCTCGAGCTCGGCGGCGGCGAGCACGCCATGCGGCTCCGCGCCTGGCCGACGCACCCGGAGTGCCCGTGCCGCTGGGACGACGGGAGCGCCCCCGGCACCCACGGCCGGTCGTGAGGTTGGGGGCACCGGACAGAATGGGCCCCATGCCCGACGACCCCTCGGTGGTGCCCGAGCGCCCGCGCGCAGGGAGGCGTGCACGAGCGTCCCGACGCGACGAGGAGCGGGCCGCCGAGTCCGACGACCGCATCGCCCGGGGCGGCCTGCGCCGCAGCGCACGGCTGGCCTCGCTGCCGCTCGGCTTCGCGGGGCGCTCGGCGCTCGGGCTGGGCCGGCGCATCGGCGGAGCACCGGCCGAGCAGGTCAGCGAGCAGCTCCAGCAGCGGGCCGCCGAGCAGCTGTTCAAGGTGCTCGGCGAGCTCAAGGGCGGCGCCATGAAGTTCGGCCAGGCGCTCAGCGTCTTCGAGTCGGTGCTGCCCGACGACGTCGCCGGCCCCTACCGCGCGCAGCTGGCGCGGCTCCAGGACTCCGCGCCGCCGATGCCGACGTCGAGGGTGCACGCGGTCCTCGCCCGCGAGCTCGGTCCGCGCTGGCGCGACGACTTCACCTCGTTCTCCGCGCAGCCCGCCGCTGCGGCGTCGATCGGGCAGGTGCACCGCGCGGTGTGGAAGGACGGCCGCGAGGTCGCGGTCAAGGTCCAGTACCCGGGCGCGGACGAGGCGCTGCGCTCCGACCTCCGTCAGATCGGGCGGATGTCCAAGGTCATCTCCCCGCTCGCCGGCGGCATGGACGTGCAGCCGCTCGTCGACGAGCTGACCGCTCGGGTCTCCGAGGAGCTGGACTACACGCTGGAGGCGTCCGCGCAGGCCCAGGCCGCCGCCGCGTTCGCCGGCGACCCGGAGTTCTGCGTGCCCGACGTCCTGGCCTCCACCAGCAGGGTGATGGTCTCGGAGTGGGTCGAGGGGCGGGCGCTGAACACCGCCGCCGAGCTCTCCCAGGACGAGCGCAACCGGATGGGGCTGGCGTACGTGCGCTTCCTCTTCGCCGCCCCCGCCCGCGCCGGGATCCTGCACGCCGACCCGCACCCGGGCAACTTCAAGATCCTCCCCGACGGCCGGCTCGGGGTCATCGACTTCGGGCTCGTGGCCCGGTTCCCCGACGGGCTGCCGCCCG from Microlunatus sagamiharensis includes the following:
- a CDS encoding YlbL family protein, which encodes MRRSSFTRQTVTAFAAAVTFVLLAVTVSVLGVPYVTWSPGTARDVLASSGGAGTEPIISVEGVPTYPTSGRLDLTVVSTTSAGSRLSLPQALVAYFRPDHDALPREAVYPPGRSAADAEAADAEMMVDAQDDAVVAALRASQQTVRQLPAIASVTVGSPAQGHLRPGDLVVSVDGVETPTPALVQAAVRKAQANQELRFVVLRDKVETTVPVLPAPQASGTGVQIGITIGTGYAYDARISYDLGQKIGGPSAGLVFALAIYDKLTPGELLAGQHVAGTGTINPTGVVGGIGGIQEKIAGAQAAGATTFLVPAPNCGDLAGVKTSMRLVRVATLGDAIRSVRWLDSPELADRIPTC
- a CDS encoding molybdenum cofactor biosynthesis protein MoaE, which gives rise to MTAVRETSVSEEPLSVDRMLAQVRDPAVGGVALFVGVVRDHDHGASVTSLDYTAHPSAATALAACAERTAEAYDVLTVAVSHRTGHLEVGDLAVVVAVGAAHRQAALEACRHLIDTLKEQVPIWKEQAFTDGGTEWVGLGTA
- a CDS encoding zinc-dependent metalloprotease, with protein sequence MPQDPDQRPDDEQDQSPNPEPGTGGQGGQSGQGGQGGSGYRLGGSGSGSVGGGGGAAGFGGGAGFGGLGGGAAPSGGDPSNPLEALFASLAGGDTNALAAQLQSAFAMLGGGGGGLFGGGGDAGSGVNWEVTKDTARKSAAALGPDPTPTSAQVHAVTDAVGIAEVWLDAATDFPRVSGSATAWSRAEWIERTMPVWRRLVEPVASHIADAMAGALTLGGEGQPEVPGMAGMADMLRPMLRSSGASMFGLQLGQGLGQLSGEVVSTTDIGLPLTDAPQVALLPTNVAAFGEGLEQSGSDVTLYLTLRECARQRLFASAGWLRAQLLVLVEQYAAGITIDTSALEEAVQGMDPSNLEEIGAKLEGGLFEPRKTPEQLATLERLETMLALVEGWVDDVVTAATAPWMPAAVPLAETVRRRRATGGPAEATFATLVGLELRPRRLRDAANLWAAVRDARGAEGRDAVWTHPDLVPTSADLDDPLGFARGEAAAETSADDDFDTALAELLDEAERPQDGPSEGQDDQPDEGGPTPTR
- a CDS encoding LysR family transcriptional regulator; this encodes MSVELRQLRALVAVVDEGSFTDAAIALGTTQASVSRAVAALEAGLGTRVLRRTTRSVATTAVGARVVEHARRVLEAVAGLELVAARAEDDVRVGSAWSALGRHTVPVQRRWSELHPGRTLSFVFVVSPTAGLAEGLCDVAVLRRPLEDGRFVAEQVGVERRYAVLPAGDPLAVRRSVTLADFAGRTLARDRRTGTTGEHLWSGLPPEQAPAAYREVSSVEDLMTLVAAGQGVGMTSEATTRQHRRPGVVYRRVRDVPPVPVLLAWWRDDPPAGVAEVVRVVREAYASGG
- a CDS encoding EamA family transporter, producing MTAQAEPLTALSPTTSTPATTVPGAPHPGDRPRLLPGILSMSASATGSQIGAAVGTFAYPTLGVPGVVAVRQLVAAAVLLPLARPPFRRFTWAQWWPCLLLAAVFASMNLSLYTAFSRIDLGLAVTLEFLGPLSVALATSRRLVDLVCAVAAAGGVYVLVLPGPSTDWFGVGLALLAGVCWASYILLNRLAGRRLPGLQATATATTFSALGYLPVVVVLLVRGELVGLPLLCAVAVGLLCSALPYAADLFSLRRVPVQLFGVFMSANPVLAALVGLVLLGQVIALHAWVGIGLVVVADVVALAVAARRHRRAAVRPIVETP
- a CDS encoding M48 metallopeptidase family protein yields the protein MSDAPGPVAPVVEVRRSRRRRRTVTAYREGSTVVVLVPASMSRAEEARHVESLVARLLAREARAQGPSGDADLLVRARELGRRYLEPQVGVVPAPTRVAWVSNQRRRWGSCTPTDRTIRLSDRLRPMPSWVRDYVLLHELVHLLEANHTPRFHALLSAYDDAERARGYLEGYADAARLEVGREPDDGALDDVDGHGDDDRPGDGRR
- a CDS encoding DUF5679 domain-containing protein; amino-acid sequence: MADETYSGEFYCVKCKEKREAEGNVVVNDKGTRMAKAKCPVCGTNLNRILGKA
- a CDS encoding ABC1 kinase family protein, with product MPDDPSVVPERPRAGRRARASRRDEERAAESDDRIARGGLRRSARLASLPLGFAGRSALGLGRRIGGAPAEQVSEQLQQRAAEQLFKVLGELKGGAMKFGQALSVFESVLPDDVAGPYRAQLARLQDSAPPMPTSRVHAVLARELGPRWRDDFTSFSAQPAAAASIGQVHRAVWKDGREVAVKVQYPGADEALRSDLRQIGRMSKVISPLAGGMDVQPLVDELTARVSEELDYTLEASAQAQAAAAFAGDPEFCVPDVLASTSRVMVSEWVEGRALNTAAELSQDERNRMGLAYVRFLFAAPARAGILHADPHPGNFKILPDGRLGVIDFGLVARFPDGLPPAMGRILRVAESGDARQTAEQLRLEGFIVSDVDAQDVLDYLSPFVEPAAVSEFEFTRDWMREQFVRVRDVRANNGVAMKINLPPEYLLIHRVWLGGLAVLAQLNARAPFNAVLRELLPGYSEDPVAG